One Polaribacter sp. KT25b DNA segment encodes these proteins:
- a CDS encoding 1-aminocyclopropane-1-carboxylate deaminase/D-cysteine desulfhydrase — MNFNSQIQTKNQQVFLPILEEKKVELFIKREDLIHPYISGNKFRKLKYNLEEAIKLKKKSLLTFGGAFSNHIVATAVAGEKAGLKTFAVIRGEELGLNIAKTLEENATLRRAHESGMKFHFVSREIYRQKSSFGFIEKMKNKWGDFYLIPEGGTNIFGVQGCEEILTSEDKKFNIICCAVGTGGTISGLINGSRRNQKLIGFPALKGNFLSEEIKKYSTNNKKWRLQKEYTFGGYAKYDDELISFINSFKKETDILLDPVYTGKMIFGILDLVKKDFFEENTKILAIHTGGIQGIDGVNQKLKEKNKEIILL; from the coding sequence ATGAACTTTAATTCACAAATACAAACCAAAAACCAACAGGTTTTTCTTCCAATTTTAGAAGAAAAAAAAGTAGAACTTTTTATTAAAAGAGAAGATTTAATTCATCCTTATATATCAGGTAATAAATTTAGGAAATTAAAATATAACTTAGAAGAAGCAATAAAACTAAAAAAGAAATCGTTACTAACTTTTGGTGGCGCATTTTCTAACCACATTGTAGCAACAGCAGTTGCTGGTGAAAAAGCAGGACTTAAAACTTTTGCAGTAATTAGAGGAGAAGAGTTAGGTTTAAATATAGCTAAAACATTAGAAGAAAATGCTACTTTAAGAAGAGCACATGAAAGCGGAATGAAATTTCATTTTGTTTCTAGAGAAATATATAGACAAAAATCATCGTTTGGTTTTATCGAAAAGATGAAAAATAAATGGGGAGATTTTTATTTAATTCCAGAAGGTGGAACTAATATTTTTGGAGTTCAAGGTTGTGAGGAAATCTTAACATCTGAAGACAAAAAGTTTAATATAATTTGTTGTGCAGTTGGAACAGGTGGTACGATTTCTGGATTGATTAATGGATCAAGAAGAAATCAAAAATTGATAGGTTTCCCTGCTTTAAAAGGTAATTTTTTATCCGAAGAAATTAAAAAATATTCTACCAATAACAAAAAGTGGCGTTTACAAAAAGAGTATACTTTTGGAGGTTATGCAAAATATGATGATGAATTAATAAGTTTTATTAATAGTTTTAAAAAAGAAACTGATATTTTGTTAGATCCTGTGTATACAGGTAAAATGATTTTTGGTATTTTAGATTTAGTTAAAAAAGATTTTTTTGAAGAAAACACTAAAATATTAGCAATTCATACTGGTGGAATTCAAGGAATAGACGGCGTAAATCAGAAATTAAAAGAAAAAAATAAAGAAATTATACTACTATAA
- a CDS encoding glucosaminidase domain-containing protein: MKVKILLCCLFILMLSNCGSSKKTVKSKTKTTHKEIESKVENLPDVHGDEHIDKLEEGSKRLNENSLEYIKKYAAIAVREMHLHSIPASITLAQGVLESGSGRSELASKSNNHFGIKCHTDWQGKRVYHDDDEKGECFRKYKYVSSSFKDHSLFLTQRKRYAFLFTYRVTDYKKWAKGLRKAGYATDPRYPAKLIRIIEDYKLHDFDRIKQDGFKYESNIEEGEEDNNEEVHFYTVKKGDTLYSIARKFKVSVARLKQINNLRDNIININQVLKTE; encoded by the coding sequence ATGAAAGTTAAAATTTTACTTTGTTGCTTATTTATTTTGATGCTTTCTAATTGTGGATCAAGTAAAAAAACAGTTAAAAGTAAAACCAAAACAACTCATAAAGAGATAGAAAGCAAAGTCGAAAATTTGCCTGATGTACATGGAGATGAACATATAGATAAGTTAGAAGAAGGCTCAAAAAGATTAAACGAAAACTCTTTAGAATATATTAAAAAATATGCAGCAATTGCAGTTAGAGAAATGCATTTGCACAGCATACCTGCAAGTATAACTTTAGCGCAAGGCGTTTTAGAATCTGGTTCTGGGAGAAGTGAACTTGCATCTAAATCTAACAATCATTTTGGTATAAAATGTCACACGGATTGGCAAGGAAAAAGAGTTTATCATGATGATGATGAAAAAGGAGAATGTTTTAGAAAATACAAATATGTGTCTTCTTCTTTTAAAGATCATTCACTTTTTTTAACTCAGAGAAAAAGATATGCTTTTCTGTTTACTTACAGAGTTACTGATTATAAAAAATGGGCAAAGGGATTAAGAAAAGCAGGTTATGCAACCGATCCTCGTTACCCAGCAAAACTTATACGTATTATTGAAGATTATAAATTGCATGATTTTGATCGAATAAAACAAGACGGTTTTAAGTACGAAAGTAATATTGAAGAAGGCGAGGAAGATAATAACGAAGAAGTCCATTTTTACACCGTAAAAAAAGGTGATACTTTATATTCTATTGCCAGAAAATTTAAAGTTTCTGTTGCTAGATTAAAGCAAATAAATAATCTAAGAGATAATATTATAAATATTAATCAGGTTTTAAAAACAGAGTAA
- a CDS encoding vWA domain-containing protein, whose product MKSFVLKVTTILFVFATSLGFAEHQSTKEPVKNQTIKVALLLDTSNSMDGLINQAKAQLWEIINELSYAKYGQKKPNLEIALYEYGNSNLSSREGYIRQVLQFSNDLDEISEKLFSLTTNGGNEFCGQVIQTSLNELSWGKNKNDLRLLFIAGNEPFTQGKVNYKDAIVNAKEKDVVINTIFCGNYSNGISGMWKDGADLGGGDYLTINQDEKMVHIVTPFDDKIIILNKKLNNTYIYYGNNGYSKFSSQKEQDVNAATLDEVVIVKRTVSKSSRLYDNSSWDLVDADKKQKIDYKKIEKKKLPKELQNKSEAEIRAYVKLKGEEREEIQQKIKELDTKRRNYVAKKQQESSKKNNLNNVLIKAIKKQAKLKNYSW is encoded by the coding sequence ATGAAATCATTTGTATTAAAAGTAACCACCATTTTATTTGTTTTTGCAACTAGTTTAGGTTTTGCAGAACATCAATCAACAAAAGAACCAGTAAAAAATCAAACTATAAAAGTGGCGCTTTTATTAGACACAAGTAATAGTATGGATGGTTTAATCAACCAAGCAAAAGCACAACTTTGGGAAATTATAAACGAACTTTCTTATGCAAAATATGGGCAAAAAAAGCCTAATTTAGAAATTGCTTTGTATGAATATGGAAATTCTAATTTATCATCAAGAGAAGGATATATTAGACAAGTTTTACAGTTTAGCAATGATTTAGATGAAATATCAGAAAAATTATTTTCATTAACTACAAATGGTGGAAATGAGTTTTGCGGACAAGTAATACAAACTTCGCTAAACGAACTTTCGTGGGGTAAAAACAAGAATGATTTACGTTTACTTTTTATTGCCGGAAACGAACCTTTTACACAAGGAAAAGTTAATTATAAAGATGCAATTGTAAACGCTAAAGAAAAAGATGTGGTTATAAATACCATTTTTTGTGGAAATTATTCTAACGGAATTTCTGGCATGTGGAAAGATGGCGCAGATTTAGGTGGTGGCGATTATTTAACAATAAATCAGGATGAAAAAATGGTGCATATTGTTACTCCTTTTGATGATAAAATTATCATTTTAAATAAGAAATTAAACAACACTTATATTTATTATGGCAATAACGGATATTCAAAATTTTCTTCTCAAAAAGAACAAGATGTGAATGCAGCAACTTTAGATGAAGTTGTAATTGTAAAACGAACTGTTAGTAAAAGTTCTAGATTGTATGATAATTCTAGTTGGGATTTGGTAGATGCTGATAAAAAACAAAAAATCGATTATAAAAAAATTGAAAAAAAGAAATTACCAAAAGAACTACAAAATAAATCTGAAGCAGAAATTAGAGCTTATGTAAAATTAAAAGGAGAAGAACGCGAAGAAATTCAGCAGAAGATTAAAGAATTAGATACAAAAAGAAGAAATTATGTTGCCAAAAAACAACAAGAATCAAGCAAGAAAAACAATCTTAATAATGTACTAATTAAAGCAATAAAGAAACAAGCAAAACTAAAAAATTACTCTTGGTAA
- a CDS encoding carboxypeptidase-like regulatory domain-containing protein: MKYKITIPKPCHENWNNMSQTQKGKFCKSCRKEVVDFTKSSALKISKKVLKEENLCGRFKDAQLNKEIETNKKSNLKKIAASLVLVATIAVSESVFSQSKKDAVEVVNYQKGKVLIENDSIEKFISIKGKIKDKLGDLPGVSIVLKGTEIVSQTDFDGNFLIKIPNKKRKSHILVISYLGYKTQEIDVLSIKKPLIIQMEEDDAILGEIVITTGMIAIEKKPNIFKRIGAFFRKKDKNND, from the coding sequence ATGAAATATAAAATTACAATACCAAAACCATGTCATGAAAATTGGAATAATATGTCTCAAACTCAGAAAGGGAAATTTTGTAAAAGTTGTAGAAAAGAAGTGGTTGATTTTACAAAATCATCAGCCTTAAAGATTTCTAAAAAAGTATTAAAAGAAGAAAATTTATGTGGTCGTTTTAAAGATGCTCAATTAAATAAAGAAATAGAAACCAATAAGAAAAGTAACTTAAAAAAAATTGCTGCAAGTTTGGTTTTAGTTGCTACAATTGCAGTTTCTGAATCTGTATTTTCTCAATCAAAAAAAGATGCAGTTGAAGTTGTCAATTATCAGAAAGGAAAAGTACTTATTGAAAATGATTCTATAGAGAAATTTATCAGCATAAAAGGAAAAATAAAAGATAAATTAGGAGATTTACCAGGAGTAAGTATTGTTTTAAAAGGAACAGAGATTGTTTCGCAAACAGATTTTGATGGAAATTTTTTAATTAAAATACCTAATAAAAAGAGAAAGTCTCATATATTAGTTATCTCTTATTTAGGATATAAAACACAAGAAATTGATGTTTTATCAATAAAAAAACCGTTGATAATACAAATGGAAGAAGATGATGCAATTTTAGGAGAAATTGTTATTACCACAGGAATGATTGCAATTGAGAAAAAACCTAATATTTTTAAAAGAATTGGTGCTTTTTTTAGAAAAAAAGATAAAAATAATGACTAA
- a CDS encoding histidine kinase yields the protein MTKKIYIIFILLFGVLTNVFSQVNIINQKGTDFFVRITIVDKHNIKIVKNIDIEVNGMYYSLPDVNGRFIVKAKVGDEIRVSHPDFETVYYTLTSSEDIKIIVENYENKRSISSKLKTVSKETDFYLGHLDSAKFYKKKDIEKSLSFIEKALKNKENTKRNAATYKLLADVYLYWKQFDLAVYNYKLSYQINKEINTKIALANAQFLLNNFDESKQTYQELSKEKLSIYERIQIFEGLGDVFFKTKIFETSIINYQKALQVAKDNLITPKITDLNSKIADVFAAQGKINKAETLFKNSLNLAEKENPKRALEEEEKVADFYNSNRRFDDEIQLRKKSLIKAEENEASKRKSIEKDSITSQKINYKIGNAYLLKEDYKEAIPFLQKSIKGANDKEDIVVQKEATRKLSEAYVTVGDYNNALKSYQEYVELVDELYIKKEQEIQQVKRFSKKIADNQNRIASLEKDQELAQSKISLAYVDQKLSEESNQRQRIIIYALFGGILLLSLLAYFMFRNNKQQKLANNLLALKSMRSQMNPHFIFNALNSVNSFIAVNDERNANRYLSEFSVLMRAVLENSDEDFIPLTKEIELLELYVKLEHNRFKEKFDYQINIDKTIDLEQFSIPPMLLQPYIENAIWHGLRYRTTKGNLEISINRKDDETILISIIDNGIGRKKSQELKTKNQLKQKSKGMSTIKNRITILNNMYKDRISVNVADVLENGEGTKVALLLKKK from the coding sequence ATGACTAAAAAAATATACATAATATTTATACTTTTATTCGGGGTTTTAACCAATGTTTTTTCTCAAGTAAACATAATAAATCAAAAAGGAACTGATTTTTTTGTGAGAATTACAATTGTTGATAAACACAATATTAAGATTGTAAAAAATATTGATATTGAAGTAAATGGTATGTATTATTCACTTCCGGATGTTAATGGTAGATTTATTGTAAAAGCAAAAGTTGGAGATGAAATTAGAGTTTCTCATCCAGATTTTGAAACGGTGTATTACACGTTAACTTCTAGTGAAGACATTAAAATTATTGTTGAGAACTATGAGAATAAACGAAGTATTTCTTCTAAATTAAAAACGGTTTCTAAAGAAACAGATTTTTATTTAGGGCATTTAGATTCTGCAAAATTTTATAAAAAGAAAGATATAGAAAAAAGTCTTTCTTTTATAGAAAAAGCGTTAAAAAATAAAGAAAATACAAAAAGAAATGCTGCAACATATAAGTTGTTGGCAGATGTTTATTTGTATTGGAAACAGTTTGATTTAGCAGTATATAATTACAAATTATCATATCAAATTAATAAAGAAATAAATACTAAAATCGCGTTAGCAAACGCACAATTTTTATTGAATAATTTTGATGAAAGCAAACAAACTTATCAAGAATTATCAAAAGAAAAATTAAGTATTTATGAGCGGATTCAGATTTTTGAAGGTTTAGGAGATGTGTTTTTTAAGACCAAAATATTTGAAACTTCAATTATCAATTATCAAAAAGCCTTACAAGTTGCAAAAGATAATTTGATAACTCCTAAAATTACAGATTTAAACTCTAAAATAGCAGATGTTTTTGCTGCGCAAGGAAAAATAAATAAAGCAGAAACATTGTTTAAAAACTCTTTAAATCTTGCTGAAAAAGAAAATCCGAAACGTGCTTTAGAAGAAGAAGAAAAAGTGGCAGATTTTTACAATTCTAATAGACGTTTTGATGATGAAATTCAATTGCGTAAAAAGAGTTTAATTAAGGCAGAAGAAAATGAAGCATCAAAAAGAAAATCAATAGAAAAAGATTCTATTACATCACAAAAAATAAATTATAAAATTGGGAATGCATATCTTTTAAAAGAAGATTATAAAGAAGCAATTCCGTTTTTACAAAAAAGTATTAAAGGCGCAAATGATAAAGAAGATATTGTTGTTCAAAAAGAGGCAACAAGAAAATTATCAGAAGCTTATGTAACCGTTGGCGATTATAATAATGCTTTAAAAAGTTACCAAGAATATGTAGAGTTAGTAGATGAATTATATATAAAAAAAGAGCAAGAAATTCAGCAAGTAAAACGTTTTTCAAAAAAAATTGCAGACAATCAAAACAGAATAGCTAGTTTAGAAAAAGACCAAGAGTTAGCTCAAAGTAAAATTAGTTTGGCGTATGTAGATCAAAAATTATCAGAAGAAAGTAATCAAAGACAACGTATTATAATTTATGCTCTTTTTGGCGGAATTCTACTTTTAAGTTTGTTGGCGTATTTTATGTTTAGAAATAATAAACAACAAAAATTAGCTAATAATTTGTTGGCATTAAAATCGATGCGTTCTCAAATGAATCCGCATTTTATTTTTAATGCTTTAAATTCTGTAAATAGTTTTATTGCAGTAAATGATGAGCGTAATGCAAATAGATATTTGTCTGAATTTTCTGTATTAATGCGTGCTGTTTTAGAAAATTCTGATGAAGATTTTATTCCGTTAACAAAAGAAATTGAGTTGCTAGAATTGTACGTGAAATTAGAACATAACAGGTTTAAAGAAAAGTTTGATTATCAGATAAATATTGATAAAACAATAGATTTAGAACAATTTTCAATTCCGCCAATGTTGTTGCAACCGTATATAGAAAATGCAATTTGGCACGGATTAAGATATAGAACAACCAAAGGAAATTTAGAAATTTCTATCAATAGAAAAGATGATGAAACGATTTTAATTTCGATTATTGACAACGGAATTGGAAGAAAAAAATCGCAAGAATTAAAAACGAAAAATCAGTTAAAACAGAAATCAAAAGGAATGAGTACTATAAAAAACAGAATTACAATTCTAAATAATATGTATAAAGATCGAATTTCTGTAAATGTTGCTGATGTTTTAGAAAACGGAGAAGGAACAAAAGTAGCATTATTATTAAAGAAAAAGTAA
- a CDS encoding LytTR family DNA-binding domain-containing protein — MKLKAIIVEDEQISRDILRNYIGKYCPNVQLLGEASNIDEAYKLIQKHELDLVFLDVEMPFGNAFDLLEKVENRTFETVFVTAYDHYAIEALNNHASYYLLKPISIDELIKAVNIVTEIKEKENQLQHQILAPKANSATGKITIPQQDGFEVLDINDIVFCKADDNYTEIHLANSKKLVSKTLKYFEEALTEYTFARIHKSYLVNVNAITKYKKGKGGSVIVSNGKEILVSASQKGNLLSYFK, encoded by the coding sequence ATGAAACTAAAAGCAATCATTGTAGAAGACGAACAAATAAGTAGAGATATTCTACGAAATTATATTGGTAAATATTGCCCAAATGTTCAGTTGTTAGGCGAAGCAAGTAATATTGATGAAGCTTACAAGTTAATTCAAAAACACGAATTAGATTTGGTTTTTTTAGATGTAGAAATGCCTTTTGGTAATGCATTTGATTTGTTAGAAAAAGTAGAAAACAGAACCTTTGAAACCGTTTTTGTAACTGCGTACGATCATTATGCAATAGAAGCGCTAAATAATCATGCAAGTTATTATTTATTAAAACCAATTTCTATAGATGAGTTAATAAAAGCTGTAAATATTGTAACAGAAATCAAGGAAAAAGAAAACCAATTACAACATCAAATATTAGCACCAAAAGCAAATTCTGCAACCGGTAAAATTACCATTCCACAGCAAGATGGTTTTGAGGTTTTAGACATAAACGACATAGTTTTCTGTAAAGCAGACGATAATTATACAGAAATTCATTTAGCAAATTCTAAGAAATTAGTGAGTAAAACACTAAAGTATTTCGAAGAAGCTTTAACCGAATATACATTTGCAAGAATTCATAAATCGTATTTGGTAAATGTAAATGCCATTACAAAATACAAAAAAGGAAAAGGCGGAAGTGTCATTGTTTCTAACGGAAAAGAAATTTTAGTTTCTGCCTCTCAAAAAGGAAATTTATTGTCATATTTTAAGTAA
- a CDS encoding gamma carbonic anhydrase family protein → MAVIKPVQGKHPQIPEDCYVAENATIVGEVSLGKECSIWFNAVLRGDVHFIKIGNKVNIQDGAVIHATYQKSPTTIGNNVSIGHNAIVHGCTIQDNVLVGMGSIIMDDCVVESNSIIAAGAVVTKNTRVESGSIYAGVPAKKVKDISQELISGEIDRIANNYLKYSSWFKE, encoded by the coding sequence ATGGCAGTAATTAAACCTGTACAAGGTAAACATCCACAAATTCCAGAAGATTGTTATGTAGCAGAAAACGCCACTATTGTTGGCGAAGTTTCTCTAGGAAAAGAATGCAGCATTTGGTTTAATGCAGTACTTAGAGGCGATGTACATTTCATAAAAATTGGTAATAAAGTCAATATTCAAGATGGCGCAGTTATCCACGCAACTTATCAAAAATCGCCAACTACAATAGGCAATAACGTTTCTATTGGGCACAATGCAATTGTACATGGTTGCACAATTCAAGACAATGTTTTGGTTGGTATGGGCTCAATTATTATGGATGATTGTGTAGTAGAATCTAACTCAATTATTGCGGCAGGAGCAGTAGTTACCAAAAATACAAGGGTAGAAAGTGGCAGTATTTATGCAGGCGTTCCTGCTAAAAAAGTGAAAGATATTTCGCAAGAATTAATCTCTGGTGAAATTGACAGAATTGCCAATAATTATTTAAAATATTCAAGTTGGTTTAAAGAATAG
- a CDS encoding Spy/CpxP family protein refolding chaperone, producing MKKIVTILILVFAFTLTAEAQKKEGKNPVDRMLSKMTTDLNLTTEQQNKIKPLIEEQIADRKAMTDLRKMQGESGVKPTQEDRKKMREDRMAKEASMDAKMASILDAEQLEKYNLQKEELKGRRGQNRKKKDNE from the coding sequence ATGAAAAAAATAGTAACAATTTTAATTTTAGTATTCGCTTTTACATTAACTGCGGAAGCTCAAAAAAAAGAAGGTAAAAATCCAGTTGATAGAATGTTATCAAAAATGACAACAGATTTAAATTTAACAACTGAACAACAAAATAAAATTAAACCTTTAATAGAAGAACAAATTGCCGATAGAAAAGCAATGACCGACTTAAGAAAAATGCAAGGAGAATCTGGAGTAAAACCTACTCAAGAAGATCGTAAAAAAATGAGAGAAGATAGAATGGCTAAAGAAGCTTCTATGGATGCTAAAATGGCAAGTATTTTAGATGCTGAACAATTAGAAAAATATAATTTGCAAAAAGAAGAATTGAAAGGAAGAAGAGGACAAAACAGAAAGAAAAAAGATAATGAATAA
- a CDS encoding mechanosensitive ion channel family protein, with the protein MKRFIWLFAFITFYANAQDTVEVNLSSPHATIYTHLYFLQTDSYQPEKAAATILGLSEEKAIQKAIKIKQVLDGKGLNVDFNKIPINANYKDSIGFTTFHKYILFPQRMPKIYVEKVGNNWYYSAETVASIDQIYKDVFPWYVEKLQEVIPVSGHIKALGIELWQVLGIVLLLILVVIIFILAKKIAFFILRRIQHQVTHRTSNLELDKVLKKLAHPISLLISLAFIDKIFPSLQFSLEINTWVFLALNIAETIFWIYVLLKLVKVVMRIYEEFTERTESRLDDQLVPILNNFLKGLVLVFGLFKVLRLFGVDTTTLVAGATIGGLAFALASQDTVKNLIGTIMIFLDKPFHIDDWIETGEFAGTVEQVGFRSTIVRGADTSIYQIPNSKLSEIVINNKGLRLFRRYNTNLGVRYDTPPVLIEAFVKGVREIVIAHPETRSDSYNVEFTGFGDSALLIMVNVYFKSLAWGVEQSSKHRLHMAIVKLAKELGVEFAFPSTTVTIEQFPEKKSLDLRYNTDQEKIDATISKIVADFTAENPMENPN; encoded by the coding sequence ATGAAAAGATTTATTTGGTTATTTGCCTTTATTACGTTCTATGCTAATGCGCAAGATACAGTAGAAGTAAATCTAAGTAGCCCACATGCAACTATATATACGCATTTGTATTTTTTACAAACAGATTCTTATCAACCAGAAAAAGCTGCAGCTACAATTTTAGGTTTATCAGAAGAAAAAGCAATACAAAAAGCTATAAAAATTAAGCAAGTTTTAGATGGTAAAGGGTTAAATGTAGATTTTAATAAAATACCAATTAATGCTAATTATAAAGATTCTATTGGCTTTACTACTTTTCATAAATATATATTGTTTCCGCAAAGAATGCCAAAAATATATGTAGAAAAAGTTGGTAATAACTGGTATTATTCTGCAGAAACTGTGGCAAGTATAGATCAAATTTACAAAGATGTTTTTCCTTGGTATGTAGAAAAATTACAAGAAGTTATTCCAGTTTCTGGTCATATAAAAGCTTTAGGAATAGAACTTTGGCAAGTTTTAGGAATTGTATTGTTATTAATATTAGTAGTTATTATTTTTATTCTGGCCAAAAAAATAGCCTTTTTTATATTACGAAGAATTCAGCATCAGGTTACACATAGAACATCCAATTTAGAATTAGATAAAGTGCTTAAAAAATTAGCACATCCAATTAGTTTATTAATTTCATTGGCATTTATAGATAAAATTTTTCCTTCATTACAATTTTCTTTAGAAATAAATACGTGGGTTTTCTTAGCATTAAATATTGCAGAAACTATTTTTTGGATTTATGTTTTACTAAAATTAGTAAAAGTTGTAATGCGTATTTACGAAGAATTTACAGAAAGAACAGAAAGTAGATTAGACGATCAATTAGTGCCAATTTTAAATAATTTTTTAAAAGGACTTGTGCTTGTTTTTGGATTATTTAAAGTATTAAGATTATTTGGTGTAGATACAACAACATTAGTTGCAGGTGCAACAATTGGTGGTTTAGCATTTGCTTTGGCGTCTCAAGACACGGTTAAAAACCTAATTGGTACCATTATGATTTTTCTTGATAAACCTTTTCATATTGATGATTGGATTGAAACAGGAGAATTTGCTGGTACGGTAGAACAAGTTGGTTTTAGATCTACAATTGTGCGTGGTGCAGATACTTCTATTTACCAAATACCAAATAGTAAATTATCAGAAATTGTTATTAATAATAAAGGTTTGCGTTTGTTTAGACGATACAATACAAATTTAGGTGTACGTTACGATACGCCTCCAGTTTTAATTGAAGCTTTTGTAAAAGGTGTACGAGAAATTGTTATTGCGCATCCAGAAACAAGGTCTGATTCTTATAATGTAGAGTTTACTGGTTTTGGAGATTCTGCCTTATTAATTATGGTAAACGTTTATTTTAAAAGTTTAGCTTGGGGTGTTGAGCAATCTTCTAAACATAGATTGCATATGGCAATTGTTAAATTAGCCAAAGAATTAGGCGTTGAATTTGCTTTTCCATCAACTACTGTTACAATTGAGCAATTTCCAGAAAAAAAATCATTAGATTTAAGATATAATACAGATCAAGAAAAAATTGATGCTACAATATCAAAAATAGTAGCAGATTTTACTGCAGAAAACCCAATGGAAAATCCTAACTAA
- a CDS encoding endonuclease/exonuclease/phosphatase family protein: MIIFFRFLLLLIIAFVIFFFWASSATLDENDYAKLLEDNSIEVPVNDSVFSIVTYNIGYLSGMTNNRPIAKPKELFDDNLATVLSETKKINPDIIAFQEIDYNASRSYKVNQQEEIAKLGFGYRAKAINWDERYLPFPYWPISMQFGKVVSGQSIISKYPLKEHKRIVLSRVADEPYYRDVFYLERLAQVVKVVLNEKEVVIINIHLEAFDKATREKQFEEILQIFNEYKDKYPTILLGDFNSSATNKTAVVQNLFANNEIGNAAFDFQNLEKTFDSKDPYERIDYIFYTKNSIEYVSGKVLNSFGQSSDHLPVFMEFKLK, translated from the coding sequence TTGATAATATTTTTTCGCTTTTTGTTATTGCTGATAATTGCCTTTGTAATCTTCTTTTTTTGGGCATCTTCAGCAACGTTAGATGAAAACGATTATGCTAAATTATTAGAAGATAATTCGATTGAAGTTCCTGTAAACGATTCAGTTTTTAGTATTGTTACGTATAATATTGGTTATTTAAGCGGAATGACAAATAATCGGCCAATTGCAAAACCAAAAGAATTATTTGATGATAATTTAGCCACTGTTTTATCAGAAACAAAAAAGATAAATCCAGATATTATTGCGTTTCAAGAAATAGATTACAATGCTTCTAGAAGTTATAAAGTAAATCAACAAGAAGAAATTGCTAAATTAGGTTTTGGTTACAGAGCAAAAGCTATTAATTGGGATGAACGTTATTTACCTTTTCCTTATTGGCCAATTAGCATGCAATTTGGGAAAGTAGTTTCTGGGCAATCTATTATAAGCAAATATCCTTTAAAAGAGCACAAAAGAATTGTTTTATCAAGAGTTGCAGATGAACCTTATTATAGAGATGTTTTTTATTTAGAACGTTTGGCACAAGTGGTTAAGGTTGTTTTGAATGAGAAAGAAGTTGTAATAATAAATATACATTTAGAAGCTTTTGATAAAGCTACTAGAGAAAAACAATTTGAAGAGATTCTGCAAATATTTAATGAATACAAAGACAAATATCCAACTATTTTATTAGGCGATTTTAATTCAAGTGCAACAAATAAAACAGCTGTAGTTCAAAATTTATTTGCAAATAACGAAATAGGAAACGCTGCTTTTGATTTTCAAAATTTAGAAAAAACATTCGACTCTAAAGATCCATACGAAAGAATAGATTATATTTTCTATACCAAAAATTCTATTGAATACGTTTCTGGAAAAGTGTTAAATAGTTTTGGGCAATCTTCAGATCATTTACCTGTTTTTATGGAATTTAAATTAAAATAA